In one Choloepus didactylus isolate mChoDid1 chromosome 1, mChoDid1.pri, whole genome shotgun sequence genomic region, the following are encoded:
- the ALAS1 gene encoding 5-aminolevulinate synthase, nonspecific, mitochondrial isoform X1, whose product MRSSHSRSILGRRRSGLRLPADKGKGLSCVPSAASAVTRAVFLQESVYLSDMETVVRRCPFLSRVPQAFLQKAGKSLLFYAQNCPKMMEIGAKPASRALSTSAVCCQQVEETPPANEKDKTAKAEAQQAPDRSQQIPDGTQLPSGHPSSATSQGTASKCPFLAAQMSQRSSSVFRKASLELQEDVQEMHAVRKEVAQTPVNPSVITVKTEAREPSGLLKNFQDIMRKQRPERVSHLLQDNLPKSVATFQYDRFFEKKIDEKKNDHTYRVFKTVNRRAHIFPMADDYSDSLVTKKQVSVWCSNDYLGMSRHPRVCGAVMDTLKQHGAGAGGTRNISGTSKFHVDLEQELADLHGKDAALLFSSCFVANDSTLFTLAKMMPGCEIYSDSGNHASMIQGIRNSRVPKYIFRHNDVSHLRELLQRSDPSVPKIVAFETVHSMDGAVCPLEELCDVAHEFGAITFVDEVHAVGLYGARGGGIGDRDGVMPKMDIISGTLGKAFGCVGGYIASTSSLIDTVRSYAAGFIFTTSLPPMLLAGALESVRILKSAEGQVLRRQHQRNVKLMRQMLMDAGLPVVHCPSHIIPVRVADAARNTEVCDKLMSRYNIYVQAINYPTVPRGAELLRIAPTPHHTPQMMAYFLENLLATWKQVGLELKPHSSAECNFCRRPLHFEMMSEREKSYFSGMSKLVSAQA is encoded by the exons ATGCGCAGCAGTCATTCCCGCTCTATATTAGGGCGACGGCGCTCCGGCCTGAGGCTTCCAGCTGACAAGGGCAAAGGTTTGTCTTGCGTCCCCTCCGCCGCCTCCGCAGTTACCCGTGCAG TCTTCCTCCAGGAGTCAGTGTACCTCTCGGACATGGAGACTGTTGTTCGCCGCTGCCCATTTTTATCCCGCGTGCCCCAGGCCTTTCTGCAGAAGGCAGGCAAATCTCTGTTGTTCTATGCCCAAAACTGCCCCAAGATGATGGAAATTGGGGCTAAGCCAGCCTCTCGGGCCTTGTCCACTTCAGCAGTATGCTGCCAGCAGGTCGAAGAAACTCCTCCAGCCAACGAGA AAGACAAAACTGCCAAGGCTGAGGCCCAGCAGGCCCCTGATAGGTCCCAGCAGATTCCAGATGGGACACAGCTTCCATCTGGACATCCGTCCTCTGCCACAAGCCAGGGTACTGCGAGCAAATGCCCTTTCCTGGCAGCCCAGATGAGCCAGAGGAGCAGCAGTGTCTTCCGCAAAGCCAGTCTAGAGCTTCAGGAGGACGTGCAGGAAATGCATGCCGTGCGGAAAG AAGTTGCCCAAACCCCAGTCAACCCCAGTGTGATTACTGTGAAGACCGAGGCTAGGGAGCCGAGCGGTTTGCTGAAGAATTTTCAGGATATCATGCGAAAGCAAAGACCAGAGAGAGTATCCCATCTTCTTCAAGATAACTTGCCAAAAT CTGTTGCCACTTTTCAGTATGATCgtttctttgagaagaaaattgatgagaaaaaaaatgaccacACTTACCGAGTTTTTAAAACTGTGAACCGGAGGGCACACATCTTCCCCATGGCGGATGACTACTCGGACTCCCTCGTCACCAAAAAGCAGGTGTCAGTCTGGTGTAGCAACGACTACCTAGGAATGAGTCGCCACCCACGGGTGTGTGGGGCCGTCAT GGATACTTTGAAACAACATGGTGCTGGGGCAGGTGGTACTAGAAATATTTCTGGAACTAGTAAATTCCATGTGGACCTGGAGCAGGAGCTGGCTGACCTCCACGGGAAAGATGCAGCGCTCTTGTTTTCCTCGTGCTTTGTGGCCAATGACTCAACCCTCTTCACTCTGGCTAAGATGAtgccag GCTGTGAAATTTACTCTGATTCTGGGAACCATGCCTCCATGATCCAAGGGATTCGAAATAGCCGAGTGCCAAAGTACATCTTCCGCCACAATGATGTCAGCCATCTCAGAGAACTGCTGCAAAGATCCGACCCTTCCGTCCCCAAGATTGTTGCATTTGAAACTGTCCATTCAATGGATG GGGCGGTGTGCCCATTGGAAGAGCTGTGTGACGTTGCTCATGAGTTTGGAGCAATCACTTTTGTGGATGAAGTCCACGCAGTGGGGCTGTATGGGGCTCGAGGAGGAGGGATTGGTGATCGGGATGGAGTCATGCCCAAAATGGACATCATTTCTGGGACACTCG GCAAGGCCTTTGGCTGTGTTGGGGGGTACATCGCCAGCACGAGTTCTCTGATTGACACCGTCCGGTCCTACGCTGCGGGCTTCATTTTCACCACTTCCCTGCCGCCCATGCTGCTGGCTGGAGCCCTGGAGTCTGTGCGGATCTTGAAGAGTGCCGAGGGGCAGGTGCTTCGCCGCCAGCATCAGCGCAACGTCAAGCTCATGAGGCAGATGCTAATGGATGCTGGCCTGCCAGTCGTCCACTGCCCCAGTCACATCATCCCGGTCCGG GTTGCAGATGCTGCTAGAAACACAGAAGTCTGTGACAAACTAATGAGCAGATATAATATCTATGTTCAAGCAATCAACTACCCCACGGTGCCGCGGGGGGCAGAGCTCCTACGTATTGCCCCCACCCCTCATCATACGCCACAGATGATGGCTTACTTCCTTG AGAATCTCCTGGCCACATGGAAGCAAGTGGGACTGGAGCTGAAACCGCATTCTTCGGCCGAGTGCAACTTCTGCAGAAGGCCACTGCATTTTGAAATGATGAGTGAAAGAGAGAAATCCTACTTCTCAGGCATGAGCAAGTTGGTATCTGCTCAGGCCTGA
- the ALAS1 gene encoding 5-aminolevulinate synthase, nonspecific, mitochondrial isoform X2, with product METVVRRCPFLSRVPQAFLQKAGKSLLFYAQNCPKMMEIGAKPASRALSTSAVCCQQVEETPPANEKDKTAKAEAQQAPDRSQQIPDGTQLPSGHPSSATSQGTASKCPFLAAQMSQRSSSVFRKASLELQEDVQEMHAVRKEVAQTPVNPSVITVKTEAREPSGLLKNFQDIMRKQRPERVSHLLQDNLPKSVATFQYDRFFEKKIDEKKNDHTYRVFKTVNRRAHIFPMADDYSDSLVTKKQVSVWCSNDYLGMSRHPRVCGAVMDTLKQHGAGAGGTRNISGTSKFHVDLEQELADLHGKDAALLFSSCFVANDSTLFTLAKMMPGCEIYSDSGNHASMIQGIRNSRVPKYIFRHNDVSHLRELLQRSDPSVPKIVAFETVHSMDGAVCPLEELCDVAHEFGAITFVDEVHAVGLYGARGGGIGDRDGVMPKMDIISGTLGKAFGCVGGYIASTSSLIDTVRSYAAGFIFTTSLPPMLLAGALESVRILKSAEGQVLRRQHQRNVKLMRQMLMDAGLPVVHCPSHIIPVRVADAARNTEVCDKLMSRYNIYVQAINYPTVPRGAELLRIAPTPHHTPQMMAYFLENLLATWKQVGLELKPHSSAECNFCRRPLHFEMMSEREKSYFSGMSKLVSAQA from the exons ATGGAGACTGTTGTTCGCCGCTGCCCATTTTTATCCCGCGTGCCCCAGGCCTTTCTGCAGAAGGCAGGCAAATCTCTGTTGTTCTATGCCCAAAACTGCCCCAAGATGATGGAAATTGGGGCTAAGCCAGCCTCTCGGGCCTTGTCCACTTCAGCAGTATGCTGCCAGCAGGTCGAAGAAACTCCTCCAGCCAACGAGA AAGACAAAACTGCCAAGGCTGAGGCCCAGCAGGCCCCTGATAGGTCCCAGCAGATTCCAGATGGGACACAGCTTCCATCTGGACATCCGTCCTCTGCCACAAGCCAGGGTACTGCGAGCAAATGCCCTTTCCTGGCAGCCCAGATGAGCCAGAGGAGCAGCAGTGTCTTCCGCAAAGCCAGTCTAGAGCTTCAGGAGGACGTGCAGGAAATGCATGCCGTGCGGAAAG AAGTTGCCCAAACCCCAGTCAACCCCAGTGTGATTACTGTGAAGACCGAGGCTAGGGAGCCGAGCGGTTTGCTGAAGAATTTTCAGGATATCATGCGAAAGCAAAGACCAGAGAGAGTATCCCATCTTCTTCAAGATAACTTGCCAAAAT CTGTTGCCACTTTTCAGTATGATCgtttctttgagaagaaaattgatgagaaaaaaaatgaccacACTTACCGAGTTTTTAAAACTGTGAACCGGAGGGCACACATCTTCCCCATGGCGGATGACTACTCGGACTCCCTCGTCACCAAAAAGCAGGTGTCAGTCTGGTGTAGCAACGACTACCTAGGAATGAGTCGCCACCCACGGGTGTGTGGGGCCGTCAT GGATACTTTGAAACAACATGGTGCTGGGGCAGGTGGTACTAGAAATATTTCTGGAACTAGTAAATTCCATGTGGACCTGGAGCAGGAGCTGGCTGACCTCCACGGGAAAGATGCAGCGCTCTTGTTTTCCTCGTGCTTTGTGGCCAATGACTCAACCCTCTTCACTCTGGCTAAGATGAtgccag GCTGTGAAATTTACTCTGATTCTGGGAACCATGCCTCCATGATCCAAGGGATTCGAAATAGCCGAGTGCCAAAGTACATCTTCCGCCACAATGATGTCAGCCATCTCAGAGAACTGCTGCAAAGATCCGACCCTTCCGTCCCCAAGATTGTTGCATTTGAAACTGTCCATTCAATGGATG GGGCGGTGTGCCCATTGGAAGAGCTGTGTGACGTTGCTCATGAGTTTGGAGCAATCACTTTTGTGGATGAAGTCCACGCAGTGGGGCTGTATGGGGCTCGAGGAGGAGGGATTGGTGATCGGGATGGAGTCATGCCCAAAATGGACATCATTTCTGGGACACTCG GCAAGGCCTTTGGCTGTGTTGGGGGGTACATCGCCAGCACGAGTTCTCTGATTGACACCGTCCGGTCCTACGCTGCGGGCTTCATTTTCACCACTTCCCTGCCGCCCATGCTGCTGGCTGGAGCCCTGGAGTCTGTGCGGATCTTGAAGAGTGCCGAGGGGCAGGTGCTTCGCCGCCAGCATCAGCGCAACGTCAAGCTCATGAGGCAGATGCTAATGGATGCTGGCCTGCCAGTCGTCCACTGCCCCAGTCACATCATCCCGGTCCGG GTTGCAGATGCTGCTAGAAACACAGAAGTCTGTGACAAACTAATGAGCAGATATAATATCTATGTTCAAGCAATCAACTACCCCACGGTGCCGCGGGGGGCAGAGCTCCTACGTATTGCCCCCACCCCTCATCATACGCCACAGATGATGGCTTACTTCCTTG AGAATCTCCTGGCCACATGGAAGCAAGTGGGACTGGAGCTGAAACCGCATTCTTCGGCCGAGTGCAACTTCTGCAGAAGGCCACTGCATTTTGAAATGATGAGTGAAAGAGAGAAATCCTACTTCTCAGGCATGAGCAAGTTGGTATCTGCTCAGGCCTGA